The genomic DNA NNNNNNNNNNNNNNNNNNNNNNNNNNNNNNNNNNNNNNNNNNNNNNNNNNNNNNNNNNNNNNNNNNNNNNNNNNNNNNNNNNNNNNNNNNNNNNNNNNNNNNNNNNNNNNNNNNNNNNNNNNNNNNNNNNNNNNNNNNNNNNNNNNNNNNNNNNNNNNNNNNNNNNNNNNNNNNNNNNNNNNNNNNNNNNNNNNNNNNNNNNNNNNNNNNNNNNNNNNNNNNNNNNNNNNNNNNNNNNNNNNNNNNNNNNNNNNNNNNNNNNNNNNNNNNNNNNNNNNNNNNNNNNNNNNNNNNNNNNATGCAAGATATGCGATTAAACCTGTTTTATGCCATGAAATAAATAAAGCATATTTTGGCTCTCTCGAGTCATTgtaaaagaccaagtccagaacgcATCCCTCTGCTGGCTACGCCAACATGTTGGGAGAAGTTGctcaagatcgcaaactcctccagctttttgaacgactgaggtgtcgatttcgaaatgggaatatacccatcaggactggcctcccactctacaacgctagccggaaaattgaagtcccctacaaagaaagcCTTTGAGCAAACTAACCGGTACAACACATTTGCTCTGAATTTGAGAGGTGACAAGAACGGCCTTAcagaacaagaagggggcctatacTTTGTGACAATGGgcagatcaagaccttgacaaactaagacctttATTTCGCCACTAGACATGTGAACAcgactaatttgcaaatcattcgtGATACGTAAATAGATAGACGCACCCTTGTGGTAAAATGGGTTTGTCAAGGCGTACCCTTTTGCAACggactaagttgaaaccaaacaTGGTTAGTTTCTCGTCTAGAATCCCTGGGCGAAGGAGGGTTCTGTtatagaaatgaatgaaatacatCTATCGATAACTAGCTCCTCTAGAATCTTAAcctttgtgctgtctttttggAAATTAGACAATGCACGTCCAAATACAGCCCTTTTATCGACCGGTCTTtggacggaccaagttcattGCTACGTCAAATTTCATGATTGtttgaaacagaaaacagCAACACCGATTTAGATATGTATGGTTATGATGGGATAGAAGACCTGCaatatttccaattttgataAAGGCGGCAAAAAACCAGGAAACACATACGAGCTgagaaggaaaatgaataTACAGATGAATCAAACCATAACGAATGACAGAGGTTTGAAAATGAGGCCAGAGGCCCATTAATGAACCGACAGTTGCAATTCTAGGAGTACATCGTACATATAGTTAACATTCTAAAGTTTTAGTATAGAAAAAGGCCCTACGTAAGAAGTCTGTACTTGGAAGCAAAGCAAAGAAGTAAAATCCAAACTAATGAAAGGAACATAGGCATATTATACCAGCAATCAGGATCGTACAACGTCCAGGAATAACTTAAGGCTACAACTTTTGTAAGAAGATGTCCAGTTGAAAGGAGTCATAAAAAAGCGTTGTCCCGATTGGTCAAGTACCcgattatttttcaaaaacatggtGCTTCTTACCCTTCGAAAAATCTTTCCACAAGACGGGCAGGGTTGATTGTGCTTTCCCAATTTAAAGTGTTGAAAGAGCCGACCTTCAGACGAAAAAGTCATCTTGCACGATTGGATTGGGCAAATCACGGGATACTTGGTCAATCCCAGGGAGTGTGGCTCATTTCTAAAATGGTGAAAGAGATCATTTTTGCCGTGGAAGTCGATATCACAGTCCAGACATCCCATTGGTTTGAACGGGAGATGCACCCCGTTTCGAAAAACAATCCTCTCCTGCTTCAACGTATTGTCTTTGGATTTAATTTTTGCCTTTGGATCCACTTGATCCACTTCGGGGCTGCAATTTGTAGTCCTTTGTGTCCCCTCTTCTTTGATCTGAATCTTTTGTTGAGTATGctgactttgaacatgtttgacGAGATTCTTCTGTCTCGTAAATGATCGTGGACATTCCATGCATCTGAAGGGCGTATGTTTCTGGTTTTTGAGATGCGAGACTAGTTTCATTTTGGGTTCCATTTCAGTCCTGGCTTGTTGGTTCAACTTCTCTTGAACTTTCATGGAGGCCTCGGCAAATTCTCCTTTGAGCTTCTGGgtcaaagccaagttttgacTAGGGACTTTGTCGACAATGATGCGTTGATGTAAAGCTATCTCATCATTCAAACCCTCACCGTAAACCTCGCATTCCTCGTTTATATCTGCAGTTGAAGGTTCGTTatattttgatgattttcGATTTTCACATTCCATCGAGATGGGCactgaaaacaaatcattgaaaacgaattactttttcgaaaataaaatggaaaataagaAAGCTAAAACGGATAGTGATCctgattcaattttgatgagatgCAAGATGAAAGGCATCGTCAGAGCATTTGACCTTCAAATAAAGGTCACCAACCATTGTAAGAAAAAAACGTCCCTTCTCTGTAAGGGACGTGTCTAAAAATCCGTTAGGTGATCAGTTATTGTGGCTCAAACTTTCAAGAATTTAGTTATTGTGCAGATTCGGATTAGTGGGATTCCTGCCATGTACCATAGAGGATGTTCACAGGACCATCTTCACAATGCAATGATGAAAGATAGCTTTTAAATAACCTTCCTGCCACTGAAAAACATGAAGTGCCTGAAATGCTAACACTATGGGATCAATGTATCTATAATGAAAAAGGtgtctcatttctttttatgtCCTTGACCCAAATTTGTAAACGTATCTCTTCCATCGGGATGGAACTTTTCcatcatgccaaaaatgcaatcacGATCAATCAAAGACCTAAAGCCACTTCTGGAAGTGGTTATACATAACAAGCTCCCCACAATGCCTTTTGTGTATTCTTAGATTCCAGATATCATAGAATAAAAATTAGCTATTTGGGTtttaaaaaatcgaaaaatttaTCGAGCTTCAGCTCGTCTAGAAAACTGGGgaaaagcaaatatcattcacCGTTGAGAAATAAGACATTCATGAACATGCCGAGTCCCTATTTAGAAaattcttgccaaaaaaaaacccatcTCCTCACCGGTCGTTGAAGGCAGCTTTCTGTTATCTTCATGAGGCGCTTTCATGATGAATTTAAGAGTGATGTCTCGGCCAGACTCTAATTGACATTGATCAGATTTGAAGTGCATTGCATTCAACTTTGCATCATGAGCTGCAACTTGTCCATCCATGTGGAATTGCTTTACTTTGGCGCCAAGCACTGACTTTGAACTTCCTTTAGGCACCGTGCATCCTACTTTATGTCGCTCCAAATCTTTCAACACTTTGAAGTCTAGTTCACAAAGCTCGCACCGAAAACTTTCATCCTGATTCTTCCCGCGATGTTTCCGAGCAACATGTTCCACCACATAACGCCGATCCTTGTATTGATGAGAACACTCTGGACACGGATACATATTGGTCTGGGGATCCTTGACCAATCCATCAACTCCGATCTCGAATCCTAAGCGAAGGAACTTCTTTCGCGGTGTATCCGGCGTGCTCAAATCAAACGCCATGGCTCTTCGACGCCCGCAGATCCGGGAGTGTCTCAACATGTGCTCTGATCGGCCAAAGGCCTTTCCGCACTCATGGCATAAATACGGACGAGAATCGTGGGAGAGATGGATAATCTCATGGGTACGTAGTTTCTCTGGACGAGAAAACCGCTTACCGCATTCCTTACACATGTGATTCTTTACTTTAACATGCACTTCTTTCACATGACGCTTCATTTTACTTTCATCGGAGATCAATTTCCCGCAAAGCTAGAATTGTAAGGGATGTTATAAGTGAATTATAGGTTAAAGATCTCAAACCTGAACCAAAATCTACCTCACAGGCCACTTTCTGGCTTACGTGCGTGAAGAGGTGGGCCTTGAAATGTTGCTTTGTCTGAAATCGGTCTTTTTGACACTTGGGACAAATCCAGCCTGTGGCATATTTATGGTTCATCTTCATGTGTTGGATATAATTGGTAATGCCATTCATCTGGCAGTCGGATTCCGTTGATGGAGATGATTGGCATAACTTACAAGGCCAAATATGATTTTCAGCCCAATTCTTCGACACTGATTTTCCGCAGGGGCCTTGGTCAAATTGGGCGCTGATATGGTTCCAAAGGTGAGTCTCGATGTCATTTTCATCTTGGAATCGTGTTGGGCACAATATACATTGATATCGCCCTTGCATTATGTCCCGAGCGTCTGTATTTGTAGATTCCAGATCGTGCTTGTCATGCATGTGTTTTAGACTTGAATCCAACCCAAGTTTTATTTCAGGACACAAACAacactgaaattgaaatcggGTCTTCCAAAGTTTCGGGTTTTGATCTTCAAGCACGTGCCcttcaaaatgtctttttaaGTGATCGTTCCTTTTGAAATATCGCGGACAAGCGATACAGGAGAATTTGTTCTCTTGGTCTTTATGAACCTCATTCATATGTTGCAGACATTGGTCGAATCCATGAAAGTGATCGTGGcacaaatgacaaatgaatcTCTTTCCACTAATGTGTTTGCTGAGATTACCGCTCGTATCTGACGGCTCACTAAAGAATCGAATGCTCTCGTCAAAGCTTTTCTCCACATCTGATGTTTCAAGCTCCATGTTTTCTATGTTGCTTGCTCATCAGAGAttgaaaaacaacttttttgcatTCCCCATAAAATGTTCCCCCATGAAAGCCAATCCAGGTTTCCTTTGCCAGCTGCTGGATCTGATTGCCCGAGCCAATTCAGCCAAAATTCCGCGAGGCTGCCAGGAAAAGATTGATTGAGGGGAACGGGGAAGATCATTTCCCGATTACCTGATGAAGAAATGGATTTGATTCTGAAAATGATACGACTGTATAAATTGTAGTCACATATTCAGACTTTGGCAGAGTATGCCAATTATTTTAGTCTCATCAGATCGTTACCCAATATTTGAGGGCCACGGACAAGTTCTTTGCTCTTTGTATCGACATGTTTCTTCGTACAggtgaattgaattgaaagtgCTTGAAATATCATCGAACAAGCATGATTTTAGCTATTTGCAGGGATAAGAGTACATTGACTAATGTCTTAGAAAGGTCCACAGCTTTtgtgaatgaaaatatttaatttTCCGTTTAAGGACAGAACGAGATTGAAACTCGAGGTAGTTTCTGATAGAAACCTCTCAAcctcttcaaaaatgttcacaaCCAACCATTTTTAGCAACTTGAATAAGTAAAGATGTGTTTTCTTTAGGGTGGTAGCTGGACGATTTTGGTGACTAATTTCCAATAACtaaatgtgcttttttttttaagtcgTTTCATAACAAATTAGTATGGAAAATATGGCATTAATTTGATGACAAGAGCAGCAtataaaaacaacaacaaacaggCGAGTGTAGTACATGTTCATGATGCTGTACATGTCATCGAAAGGTCCATTCTAGATTTCTAGTACGAAATGTGGTGCCTTTGTTCCAAGAGCGCTCTTGGGCACAAGGCTTGGAGGAGATCACTCTTCCACATTCGATTGGCATCCAATAAAGCCGAAACGATCCGAGGTCTGACCAAGGATTTGCGGGTCCAAGATCTACTACCTCAAACTGAGAAGCTCTACCGTGACCTGCTTCAGGGTCAGCGTTACGCTTTAGCTCGATGCATCACTCTGGTCGAATCATCCAATCGACAAAAAGCCTTGGAAGCCAGAAAGCTACTGACTTTGGTAGAAAAACACATGCGACAAGAGCGTCCCGGAGATCTCAGGGGACAGTCCCAAGGgaccacttttcgaattggaCTGAGTGGACCCCCCGGCGCGGGCAAATCAACTTTTATCGAGAACTTTGGTCGGAGCTTGACGGCTGAAGGTCATCGAGTAGCGGTTTTGGCCGTGGATCCGTCCTCAGGTTGGTGCCTTCAAAAGGTCTGCGGACTGCAATGGGTGGGTCGGATTGTTTGATATTAATCGGATTGCTTAGGAACCACGGGTGGATCATTGTTGGGTGACAAAACGCGCATGCCAGAGCTGACGCGAGATCTAAATGCCTACATTCGACCCTCGCCCAATCGAGGTCATCTGGGTGGAGTGACCCGAACCACCAATGAGGCTATTGTGCTCTGCGAGGCCAGTGGTTATGATATCATCATCGTTGAGACCGTGGGCGTGGGTCAATCCGAGTATTTAGTGTCCGATATGGTGGACATGTTCTGTCTTTTGATTCCACCCGCAGGGGGTGACGAACTGCAAGGGATCAAGCGAGGCATTGTGGAACAAAGCGATCTGATTATCGTCAACAAATGTGATGGGGATCTCGTGGCACCCGCTCGTCGGATCAAGGGAGAATATACCTCTGCCCTGAAATTTATGCGGAGAAAACATGTGTTGTGGAAGCCCAAGGTGAGAAAAAGTACATCCGAATATTGTTTCCTCGCGCTGCAATGAAGTTCTTCTcaggttccttcattgtttgattggCAATGGTCAACGCCTTGGATATGATTGTTTTTGTTACTCGTAGGAAATACGTGGAAGTTGATCCGTTAGCATGTTTTAAGTGAGATATTATTTGAATATAAAGAAAGGtcataattgaaaatactactggggattacaaTCCAATTGGTAGTTTCGACGTCCACAATAAAAGATACCCCAATAGCTAGacccggccaaaatttgccgCTGCAAAAACAATGTGGGACATGAAagttttttcttaaaaaaattgcagcCTGCATGCAAATAATAGTTACTGGTAAATGACCCTGATAATAGTTGTCTTCCACAGGTTAAATTGGTATCATCAATTACCCGTGAAGGTTTGCCCGATGTTTGGGAGGTGAtgatgaaattcaaagaaCTCATGAGTGAGCATGATGAACTTGAGCTGAAACGAGCCAAACAGAGGCAGAAGTGGATGTGGAACTACATCAACGACAGACTGCTCGAGATCTTTGTGTCGCATCCGGCCATCAAGAACCGAACCAACCATCTCGAGGACAAAGTGGCCAATTTCGAAATCAGTCCCGGTACGGCAGCCGATCTGCTCATCGAAAGGTTCGTTCAGATCGACGAGAAGAACGCCAAGAGTTGACGCCAacaagtcattgcatttgttCATTTGTAACGTTAGCAGGATTTGATCATCATAATAACACTAAAACAATAACATGTTCGAGATCAAGGCTCATAACGGTTATATTTAGCATACAAAGGTTCGCATGTCAGAGTTGAGCCTCCGAGCGGAGATGAGTGCTCATACGATAATTGAGGGTGTGTTTGGCACTCGAGGATTTGTGGCAGATATCACACTCGCACACGCCCACGGACTCGCCGACTCGCCCGAATGGAGCCTTTCATGCTGCATCATCAAGCTCTTGTGGTCACAGGTCTCTTGGCAAAACTGGCATTTGAAGCCCTGCCTTATGACTCCTACCATGCACCACTAATTCACGTTTGGTCCTAAAGGTCAATTCACATGTCTGGCACGTCAAAGGTGTTTCCTGACTATGGATTCGACTATGAAGCAACATGTTACACTTGGACGTGAAGCCTTTCCCGCACGTCTCGCACACGAATGGCCGCTCCGGGATCTCGCCCGTATGCGTCCGTTCGTGGATAACAAAGGACGATCGTGTGGTCAACATCTTGCCACAATAGGCACAAATGAAAGGACCCTTCTCCGTCGAGCGTTTCTTGTGCGTCTTGGGCGCCACAAATTTGGATACCTGGTCAGCTGGAGGAGCCGTGGAAAATTGGTCGATGGGTACCTGGTGGAGTCGCTCATGGGTGGCCAAGTCGCTCTGATGGAACAAGACGGCGGGACAGAAATGGCATGAGAAGATATCCGACCTCTCGTGCTCAGGATGCTCTTGTCGGCAATGACGTTGGAGCTCTTTGGGCGTGGGGAACCGATCCGTGCACATCTGACATCGGATGGAGGTTTGATTGACCTTCACGATTTTGGGTGAGGCCTGCCATAACTGGCTCGGGGGAGTGGTGGGCGGATGGCGTTGGTGGAGGCGTTCGTGATTCCGCAAATCCAGTTCGGTCAGGAGGGTGGTGCGGCAATGGGCGCATTCAAATGTTTCTGACATGGTTGGGCGGGAGGATGCCAATGACAATCCGTCCTTCCCAAGTATTAGCTCCAAAGGTAAATAAATAAAGAGCTGTTTTCGTTTTGTCGATGTTTGTGGTAGAGCAATGATGTTGAACAACAGTGTTGCCGGATGGGTTTTGGGCGAAATTCCCTCAGAAATGTGCCAGGGATTTTTCATCCCGCTAAAATTCCCCAACTTCAGAACAGAGGGAcctactttgaaaaaaaaatcctttcgTGACATCTTATATAGTCGATTTATAACGTGTCAGAACATGGATACAGAATGCAGCCTAAGGCAACAAAAAGAACAGAAAGAGGATAACCTGAAGGAAAGGATtgagaaactgaaaaaaatgaaaggtcttTCAGAAGGGATAGTAGTGGCTTTATGGTGTtggaatagatcagcaataagtgGCTCTGCGAAAAAGTATTTAGTTAAACTTAGACATCTTCGAGCATATTCTTACGTTTCTGCTTTCGTTTGTCCGCAATAAGAGGAGGGAGGGGAGAAGGCAAATGACTGTTGTTTTCAATAgtattttgaaaagaacaatAAAATTACTGTACAATACTGTATCGAACTGGTTAACGGCACTCCCATGTACGGTATTTTTCGCCCTCATGAACCGATCCGTCTTGCCCATTACCACAGAGCAAGTTTATCTATGAGCGGTCAATAAAGAATAACTTTCCACACCCGCCCCAACTCTTattgttttttgcttttgagccTAGATGTATTTCCATCAAGTAATAGCTTATCCATCATTTCTCTCTGGCGTCTCAGCTCTGGGTCAATGGAATGCGCTGATGGATGATGGCACGCCCAGCTCACTGATCGAGGGTCACGCTATACATACAGTAGCTATTGATTGGGTCGGGAAATGAACTCGCTCATTACCGCTTATAGAGTGGGACAAGCTGAGTCCAGCTGAGTCCAGCCATTCATGACATTAAATACAGACGCCGTAAGTTACTTAGTTAGTAGTGCCTTCAGTTGGACTTCCGTTTGGCCTGCGGCATCCCACAGTCACCCACGGCTAACTAACGGGTGGGCTGAACCCGCTTGAGTTGGACTGGGGGCCTTGATTGGCCGATCCGCTGTTCACCGCCAGGCTGAACGCCCCGCGGTTGGGCGCCCGGCTAATCCAACTGGGGACCCGCAGACCGGTGCCCGATCGCGTCATGGCCGAGAATTACTATTATGGCAGCCGTGGCGGATCCTACCATCAACCGGAGAGTGGCTGGGGACGTGGCACGGGCGGTGCTCGCGGCTACAGTCAAGCCCGTGGCGACCCGGATACGGGACGGGGCGGGCGGGGCCGAGGGCGAGGCGGAGGACGAGGACGGGGCCGTGGAGGCGGCGGCGGACCGCCGGCCGGGTTACGCGGCCGTGATATTGGCCTGTACTACGCCCAACGGCAAAAAGAAAGCCAGCGTGAGTCCCGGAGTGTGCTTGCCCTGCCTAGCGGCGAACAAGGGGCCTGGCAGGACGTCTTGAGGCGGGTCAGCGCTCTCGCCCCGACCCGCCCAGCCATGGAGGGGGGCCACCAGTTTGTGGATGCTTGGCATCAAAACATAGCCGCCAATCGACGGGCCGACCGCATCTCTACTCAGCCCGTGAATAGCGGCTTAACGCCTCAGCCCGAGCTGGATGAGTCCTTgcaaaggcaagaaaatgaacGGGACCCGTTTTCGGTCATGGGCCTTTTTCGGGAAAAGCTGCCGGCCTTTGCCATGCGGGATGAACTGTTGCTTTTAATTCGCCGTCATCCAGTGGTGGTGATTAGCGGCGAGACGGGCTGCGGCAAGACCACGCAAGTGCCTCAATTTCTTCTGGAAGATGCGCTCTTGAATGGGCGAGCCTCCACCACCCGGATCGTGTGCACCCAACCCCGCCGGATCTCGGCCATTAGCATCGCTGAGCGGGTGGCGCAGGAGCGCCATGAGCGCTTGGGCCAATCGGTGGGCTATCAGATCCGCTTGGAAAGCCGCTTGCCCCGTGAGCGAGGTTCGATCCTGTATTGTACGACGGGCGTGGTGCTGCAATGGCTACGGTCTGACCCGAATTTGACCGGCGTGTCCCACATCGTGTTGGACGAGATCCATGAACGCGACCTTCAGTCCGATTTCCTGATCACCGTGCTCAAGGACATTTTGCCTCGTCGCGCCGATCTCAAGGTCATTCTGATGTCGGCCACGCTCAATGCCGAACTCTTTTCCCGGTACTTCCGAAACTGTCCCATGTTGAATATCCCGGGCTTCACGTTCCCGGTGACTGAATATTACCTCGAAGATGTGCTCGAGATGACGGGCTTTCGCATCCCATCTCAATCGCGGAAAGCGAGTGACAAACCCGAGCCCGTCTGGCACAAACACACGAAGCGCGGGAAAGAAACCGCCCGAGCCAGTGACGCGTTCCAAGACTATGTGACCCCGTACATCCGACATTTGGAGAGTCAAGGTCACTACTCCAGATCCACGCTGGACAGCCTCCGGTTGCCCGAGAGCGAGGAAATCAACCACGAGCTCATCGCCACTTTGATCCATCATATTCATGCCCACGAGAAATCCGGTGCTGTGTTGGTGTTTGTGCCCGGTTGGGACGATATCTCGAAGGTCAATCGACTGCTCACGGACGATGGGCCCTATCGATTGCGCGGCCGAGTCAAAATCTTCCCGCTTCACTCTCTCATGCCTACCATCAATCAGAAAGAGATATTCTCCCGACCTCCTGAGGGAGTGCGCAAGATCGTGATCGCCACGAATATTGCCGAAACGTCCATCACCATTGATGACGTGGTCTTTGTGGTGGATTGCGGTAAGATCAAGATGACCAACTACGACCCGAAATCCAATCTGGCCACCCTCAAACCCGAATGGGTGGCCGAAGCCAATGCCCGACAAAGACGGGGTCGGGCGGGTCGGGTTCAACCCGGCATTTGTTACCACCTCTTCACCAAGTCCCGAGCCATGACGCTCGACAAGTTTGTCCAGCCGGAGATGCTCCGCACGAAATTGGAGGAACTCGTCCTGCAGATCAAGTCGCTCGGCTTTGGCAAAGTGGCTCCGTTCTTGTCGAAAGTGATGGAACCGCCCGAGGACTTGACCATCGAGCGGGCTTTGACCATGTTGAGGACCATCAATGCTTTGGATGAAGAGGAGCAGCTCACTGCCTTGGGATTTCATCTCTCCAAATTGCCCATGGACCCGCAAACCGGAAAGATGGTCCTCTTGGCGGCCATCTTTGGCTGTGTCGACCCTATCTTGTCCGTGGCCGCATCGTTGACCTTCAAAGACGCTTTCATGATTCCGTTGGGGAAGGAAAAGCTGGCCGATGAAAAGCGACGACAGTTATCCCGAGGAACCAAATCTGATCACCTCCTTTTGGCCAATGCTATCCAGGAATGGGAAAAAGCACGCTCCAACGGCTCCAACCGAGACTTCTGTTGGGAGTTCTTTCTCTCCGAATCTGTGCTGAGAATGTTGGTCAACATGAAGCAACAGTTTGCCGACTACCTTTGCGAGCAAAAGTTTCTCCCGTCATCGAACTACAAAGCCAAGAGTTGCAATCGAAATTCGTCAAATGAGGCCCTAGTCCGAGCCATCGTCTGTGCTGGCTTGTATCCGAACGTGGCCTCGTTGAAAATGAAGCGGCGAGGACCGGTCAGAATTCCGTCCTTGATGACGGTGACTGAAAGGCGTGTGTCTATTCATCCGAAATCCGTGAATGCCTCCGAGAGTGATTTTAAGCACCCGTGGATGGTGTATCACGTCATGATGAAAGGCAATTCGGTCTTAGTTCACGACTGCACTGAGATCTCGCCCATGTCTTTGATCTTCTTTGGCGAGTCGCTCAAATTGAAGAACGAATTTTTGAGCGATGGGACCGCTTTAGAAAGCATTCAAGTGGATCCGTTTGTGACGTTCAATTGTTCTCGCGAGACTGCGGATCTCTTCAAGAGCCTTCGAGCCCATTGGGACAAATTGCTTGAGATGAAAATCATTAAACCGGATCAAACCGATTGGGACACGAATCGCTTCGAAGGCGCAGTCATTGATTCTATCATTCGTTTATTGTCATCTTCTCCCATTGGAGACTCCGTATATGACGATGACGAGTAAATTGGTTAAATTTCACGTGCTTATATGAATCCACCATGGGCCCGAAAGTTTCGTCATAACTTATTTTTACGATTGCAGGTTACTCTCAGGATGTAGAGTCTCAAATCCGGTGGGTGATCCCCGGGCGAGGCGATCTGATCAACTGTTGTCCTTGTTGATGCTTTCTCAACAAGTGAAGAACACTTACAAACTCATCgcacattcattcattcattcaatcaatcaatcaagagGACGACGCCCTCATAAAAAACTTTCTGTCTGTACCTTGACGCAGGTGTTCTTGCACGCCCAAGTAATTCATATACATCAACAACACACGCGTTCCATTCTGTGCTGTGGAGGATTTGCCGGCCAACATGGAATCAAATCGACCCAAAGAGATCATTCAGTACCATCCTAGTCAGCTCAAGATAGAAAAACGATGCGGGAAAAAGACGGCCACCATGTTTTGTGCCACCCGCAAGCCATCCTCAGCTTCTTCCAGGTTGTCGTCGACCTCAGAAGGAGCTCAGAAGTGCCATACGTCTCAAACTGGAGGCAGCATTCCTGGCAGTGATTGTACCATGTCCTCGATTAACACTGACGAATCCGATTACTCGGATAACTTGTCGGTCGTGTCGGACATCTCTGATCTATCGGTTTTGTCGTTTCCCACGTCGTTAACGCTCTCCTTATCCAATAGCAGGCATCATTCTTCACTCATTCCTGGTGTCCACGGTCAATCGGGTGGGGCTAGTTCCTCCGTGGCCAAATCCCAGCTAAATGGTGACCGCCGAATGAAGCACATGGCTAAGAAGATGGCCTTGCTTCAAACTGAAAAAGACGCCTTCCAAAAGCAAGTCAACCAATCTTCGAGCCATCGACTAGAGGTGTCTCAATTGAAGGAGGAAAACTTCCGTCTCCGCCGCGAGAATGTGAATCTGAAAAGCCAAGTTGAATCGATTCAAACTTATCAGAAATCGCTCGTATCTGAAGGCAACAAAACCACCCCCATTGAAGAAACCCAACAGAGTGCGCCAGACTCCAAGGCCGAGGATGAAGTGAAGATCTACGAATTCCGGAGTCAGTTGCGTAAATCTCATGACCAAATCGATCGTCTTCAAACGGACAACGACAAGCTCAAGATGGAGCTCAAATCGAAATCTGGGGAGGTCGAAAATCTGCGGGGACAGATCTCCAAATTGTCAGAAGAAAGCAACACGCTGAAAAGAGAGAATAGAAGCTTGCGCGATCAGTTTACCGGCCTCGAAGCCAATCAGTCCAGTTTGGACCATGTGAACAAGTCCACGGAATCGAAGCTTACGCTGTTGGATTCCGACCTGAAAAGGGCCATCGAAAGCAAAGATTGGTATCAGAAACAACTCCAGGTGGCCCAAGAGCAGAGGACCCAAGCCCAAAACTCGTTAGTTGGAACGCAAGATGAGTTGTCGAGCAAGAATGTGCAAATTGTTGAGCTTCGAAGTCAATTAGACTCCCTACAAACCAAATACGAGAAGGAGCAAGTGAAGACTCAAAGTGTCAAAGACGAATTTGCCATGAAGTTAAGGAAAATCGAGGCTGAAATGTCAGACCAAGAAATTGCAATAGAC from Tigriopus californicus strain San Diego chromosome 1, Tcal_SD_v2.1, whole genome shotgun sequence includes the following:
- the LOC131889001 gene encoding ATP-dependent DNA/RNA helicase DHX36-like produces the protein MAENYYYGSRGGSYHQPESGWGRGTGGARGYSQARGDPDTGRGGRGRGRGGGRGRGRGGGGGPPAGLRGRDIGLYYAQRQKESQRESRSVLALPSGEQGAWQDVLRRVSALAPTRPAMEGGHQFVDAWHQNIAANRRADRISTQPVNSGLTPQPELDESLQRQENERDPFSVMGLFREKLPAFAMRDELLLLIRRHPVVVISGETGCGKTTQVPQFLLEDALLNGRASTTRIVCTQPRRISAISIAERVAQERHERLGQSVGYQIRLESRLPRERGSILYCTTGVVLQWLRSDPNLTGVSHIVLDEIHERDLQSDFLITVLKDILPRRADLKVILMSATLNAELFSRYFRNCPMLNIPGFTFPVTEYYLEDVLEMTGFRIPSQSRKASDKPEPVWHKHTKRGKETARASDAFQDYVTPYIRHLESQGHYSRSTLDSLRLPESEEINHELIATLIHHIHAHEKSGAVLVFVPGWDDISKVNRLLTDDGPYRLRGRVKIFPLHSLMPTINQKEIFSRPPEGVRKIVIATNIAETSITIDDVVFVVDCGKIKMTNYDPKSNLATLKPEWVAEANARQRRGRAGRVQPGICYHLFTKSRAMTLDKFVQPEMLRTKLEELVLQIKSLGFGKVAPFLSKVMEPPEDLTIERALTMLRTINALDEEEQLTALGFHLSKLPMDPQTGKMVLLAAIFGCVDPILSVAASLTFKDAFMIPLGKEKLADEKRRQLSRGTKSDHLLLANAIQEWEKARSNGSNRDFCWEFFLSESVLRMLVNMKQQFADYLCEQKFLPSSNYKAKSCNRNSSNEALVRAIVCAGLYPNVASLKMKRRGPVRIPSLMTVTERRVSIHPKSVNASESDFKHPWMVYHVMMKGNSVLVHDCTEISPMSLIFFGESLKLKNEFLSDGTALESIQVDPFVTFNCSRETADLFKSLRAHWDKLLEMKIIKPDQTDWDTNRFEGAVIDSIIRLLSSSPIGDSVYDDDE